The Xenopus laevis strain J_2021 chromosome 5L, Xenopus_laevis_v10.1, whole genome shotgun sequence genome has a segment encoding these proteins:
- the LOC121393695 gene encoding centromere protein W-like: MKGAIPRGTLKSILKKHQPTMRREAELDVLVHLNCLLFVRRLVEEAQVKALENKSSVIKPEHIKAVAKTALKKSKG, from the exons ATGAAAGGCGCAATCCCCCGAGGCACCTTAAAGTCAATTTTGAAAAAGCATCAGCCAACTATGCGGAGGGAGGCAGAATTGGACGTATTG GTTCACTTGAATTGCCTTCTGTTTGTACGCAGGCTGGTAGAAGAAGCCCAGGTGAAagcattagaaaataaaagctcCGTTATTAAACCAGAACATATCAAGGCAGTTgcaaag accgCTTTGAAGAAGTCTAAAGGCTGA